Within the Nyctibius grandis isolate bNycGra1 chromosome 4, bNycGra1.pri, whole genome shotgun sequence genome, the region ACCTCTCATAGTCTCTGGATTTCAGTAATTCTATTAATTCCTGGGGGTCCAGGCAGCTCTTTGACTGTGCTAGACCTGATTTGCCACCTTTAAACTGATCTGTAAAAAGGAGACATTTTAAGAATGTATACAGAGACAGGTACAAATTGTTAAATCAATGCTGGATGCACCTATGGAACAAATTATTCTTGCATCTCAAAACTAATGctatgtttctttgttttagcCCTCAGTTAAACGCACCTTATGCTAATAGCCTAACTGGTGAAAAAAGTCAGAGGTACATGAAGAGTTTACATGCAGGCCTTTCACCTTCTAGCTGTAGTATGCAGAACTGATTGAAACACCATtcaacatgcacacacacacagagcagaaaagctgTTAGTTCTACTTACAGTAAAAACATTGTAAATAAAGTTAGATGGTGGATGCTGAAGTTTGTTCCCTTTGTACTGTAAGCTGGTTGAAACAAAGTAAGCAGTATTAACCACGAGATAGGAAATAGGTGAGAGATGTGGTTTGCAGAGAACATCCCTCAGTTTAACGGACTAGACATGACAAAATAATACACTTGACACAGGTTGGTTTCTTGAAGAGACTACGCTAATGCCTATCCACACACAAATCTGGATGTCAGCGCAAATATAAAAAAGTTATACAAGATTATTACTTAACTAAAGCTGAGCATGGATGAAGTCAAGCTCAGTCTTGCCCATTTCAAGGGAGGCGGGCAAAGCCTACTGTTCTGTGCCAAGTTTCCTCAGCTTTTGTCAACACGTACCCATTTTATTAATGGGTCTTCATCGATCCCTGTCATCACACTCACTGCTCTTCTGAAACCCAGATATAGGAAAGAAGTCCTCCCCACACCTTCTCCCATCTCCCTCCAAGGACTGGCTGCTTCTCTGTGAAGTGCAAATCAGATGGAAGTTCCACAGGGGTGTGAGTTATAGGATTCTCTCTCCTATTAACACCTCCTGCTGTGACACACAGGATCCAGGTCCTGTCATGCATTATTAGTGATGCAGTCTCTCCCTTTTAGTTTTCAGAGTTTCACAAACTATATGGCATTGAATTAGTGCTGTACAGGTCTTGGGTTGCAATAATAgtgacacagagaaaaatacagaagatcCTATCAAGCACTTGACACTATAAATAGAAGTTTATGTCCATCATCACTTTCTCTTAGTCTGACACCTACTAATTTAACTAAGATCACGCTGGTTCTCATACAGTTTCCTAGGCAACTTTCAATAAAACAGAAGCACAAGACAGAAAGAGTAACCTGGTGCTGAGGCCAAAAAAGCACTCTATTTTGCAGCAAGTTCCAGTTCTTAAGCTCCAGTAGTTGTACTGTACACTGGTTACAGACCACTGAAAGGCCTGACTTAAGTAAGCTGTGTGATATCCCTTCCTCATTCACTCCTCCAAAGCTCCAACACTTTTTAGATATTCAAAAATAACAGGATCCATTACATCACCTTTACATTCGCACAGTGGATCCAAAGGTTCCTGGAGGGGACATCCCTACCTAAGCTGCAAGACTGAGATACGATTCACCAATAGTTACCAAGATGAATATTCAGCTTATTGCAAAACTGAAGGCATGACCCAACTTGACACTTAGCTTCCTTCCCGTACAACTAGTCCCACTTCCCACTGCTACTTTAGTATATGGCAATCATCTACTATTAGAACCCATTCTGTTCTGTGCACTCACCTtgccacttttgtttttttaatgatttgatTGTGGTCCAATCTGAAGTTAAAACCAATTCTTTTTACTTAAATTGGTCATTAACATGCCTACAAAGAGTCAGACCACATTCCTGGCAGTCACACCAAGACAGCAGTGGCAAACAGATTACAAAGAAAAACGTTAAAGCTAGGATAAAGGAAGTATCTAACCACGATTAGCTATCATCCATGTTATAAGTTAAACTGCaagcagtaagattttttttatctgcttttccatttatattCTGGTtcatttaattcaattttaaaaagataataaacTCAGACTTGCCATCTACCCCCAGCATTTTTGATGCTAGATGTCCAAAAACATTTGGGTCAAATAAATTATAATCTTGCTGAGAAGCTGACGACAAGCCCAGAGCTCTACTCTTATTGCCTGGTTTTACCTGTATTTCTTCCAGGTAGGCTTGCTGTCCCATcacctctcttttttccccctacctACTAGTAAAGAAGTAGTCACAATATGGTGATTCCAGAAATACTAGAAGTGCTTTCCTTTAATTTGCTGCAGAAGTTATCTACAATATGTCTAAGaacatgttttgaaaagtaatacTATATAGCCACTTGTTGGGAGGATGAAGctttttgtatttaagaaaaaatactaagCAGTCACAAAACAGAGCAGTAAGAGTTCTCTCTTGAGATTTAAAGAGGCACACATACTTATAGGAAGTTGTAAGAGAAAGATACTAACTTTTGTGGATAATCAGCTTCTCCAGCTTCCTCTTCGCAGCAGCTCTCTCCACAATCTTCTGGTCAATAGTATTTGCTGTCACAAGACGATAAACGACCACCGGCTTTGTCTGGCCAATTCTGTGACACCTGTCTTGGGCCTGCAAGTCCGACTGGGGGTTCTGAGCAGATAAAGAAACAAGTTAGCTACACCATTAACCTTTTTTTAAGAGATGTACCACAGGCAGCATTTTCAATAGTGAGCTCAGAgtcagagtggaagcaataagCAGGGCAGCCATGGTATTATAGAACTCTACATCTCTTAAACTCGACCATgacaagctctgctgctgtagCTGCACAGCCAGAAAAACCCAACTAGCTTGGACTGCTTCTGCACTATGTGCTGCAGTTTTCAACACACGGACATGTTCTGTATCACAAATTTAGCTGAGGGTGTTAGTTGTAGgtttgtggggctttttttgttggAGGATAagaaaagggattaaaaaagTCTGCAGCCATTTCTAAGCTGCTTTAGCTCTCCTGAAGCTGAATAGTCATGCAAACAGTAGAGCTGTCTATTAAACTGAAGTGAAGATGCAAAGGTCCTCAATCATTTCCTTCCATATCTCTCTTCTTCGCAGACTCCAGACTCACAGGAGCAGCACAATCCTAGCTAGCTAAAACACACGTGGCAAGTCACGGGAGGAAATTCAAGGGGCTGGTACTAACATGGCAGCTGTTGGAAATAGAGAACCTGTAGAAGGTTCAGCTACATTCAAACTTAAATAATATATCGAAAGAAGGAAACATACCTTCAACAGTAACAGAAAAAGCCCTCCTGCTTTTGGTGTAACCCAGGGGCAAACAGGCTAGTTTTGGAAACTAACGTTATATTCAATAAGCTAGGACTTTTCAAATGAGGCTGCACGTTTCATATATAACATGTTTGCATACACTACTTAATATTATCTTCATGTAACACCTCATTAAAGTTACAGTGGTCTATACCATAATGTGTTAGTAAATGATCATCAAAAGCAGTAATAGAGAAAGCATTTTATGACACATATCACTAGGTTAACTGGATGTCAACGTACCCAGTCACTATCGTATATGATAACTGTGTCTGCCGCAGTTAAGTTAATGCCCAAGCCTCCAGCTCTTGTACTCACTAAGAACAGGAAGACTTCAGGGTCAGTATTAAATTGATGCATCTGGAAGAGAATTCGTCTATTAAAAAACAGCATATGGATCACATAACGTAGCTAATGTATTATTTTGATAgatctgtgtttaaaaagatAAACACAGATAAAATACAGCACATGCTGTCAGAGGCCAAACCAAGGCTTTCAAAAACATTGCGTGCATTTGGGACAGTACCAAGACCAAGAAGTGAAGCAACTGTATTTTCTTATCTGATGATTCCAGCCAATGAGTTGTCTTAACACAAGACTGGAGATGACTATAGCGACACATGGTCCAAATCACATTCACCTTCACATAATCTACCATCCAGTGATATTTTCTTCCCCAAGGTGAGCACAGTCCAAGCTGGCAGAGCCTAAAAACATACCTACTTGACACAAGCAACAATCTAAAATACTGATGCCGACTTGACTAACTTCCAGCCACCCTGTATACCTCCTCCTTTTCAAAACTAAGAGTAACTTTCTAGCTGCCTACTCAGCATCTATCCTATTTTCACTGCAAGATGTTTCCAACTGTCAGCACTGCTCCTACCAGGTCTGCAATACCAGTCAAAACCTAGTCTACTTAGTCTGATCACCCACATGCTGGTAGAAAACTGGAAGAGTAGACTAACTTTCAGGACTTTGatcacagcagagaaaaagaaaccatcCCCCCACTGCCAGGTGGAAGAAGCTACCCAAGCTCTCTAAAAGCTTCATATCCTCAGGGATCTCCTGGACATCAGCATCTGCAGCACCAGTAGCAAATCACAGAGCTGGGAAGAACCTTACTGAACTTACTGGTGATTTGGAAGATTTCTCTCATCCTGCATCCATACCACACTGTGGTAGGCACACAATCAACTCTTAAAAATCCCCACAAGCCAGCAGTACAAAATTTTACCAGCTTAATAAAAGTCACTATAGCTTGCTGACATGTTGCTAGTTAGCCTTTCCTCATTAAGAATCAGCTCTAACAGTAGCAACCTAAGTGTTTAGGGGTTTGGTTTTCGTCAGCCACACTGTGGCACCAAAAAAAACGGGGCAAAGAAGCACAAATTTGAGCTAGATGGTCTGTCATCTGCCACTGTTTTTCTGTATCTTCATAAACACCAGTACATACTTTGGAAACCAGATGGCAATTGCAGCACATCCCCTAGATACATCCTGTGTACTTCTTCCATGTATGCATTGCTCTTTTACATCCCTACAAACCCTCAGAGCTTTTCCAGAACGACCCTGCATAGCTGCTCTTCATGATAAATATATGCCTCACTAGCAAGGAACAAAATGATTGTGCTAGAACAAATCCATGTGCAATTTCAGGCTGAAGTTACAGGTGTCCCAGTAGGTACAAAAACCCATTTCCCGTAAATCTACTTTATTTGGCATTAGACTTGCAGTACACTCCCAGAGATGCTGGCGTCACATCCTGGATGCTAGGAAACAATATGTGCAGGGGTAAAACTGGGATTAGTATCTGCCACAATCTATACACATTACTAACTTCACATCTGGGTAACAGAGTACGTAAGCACCCATCATTCTAGGCATACCCCAAGATGTTGGTTAGTAACACGTTTCGTTGTTTCAGAATTTCTGAGCTGTAGATATTGAAGCAGCAGGAAGGATGTCAGTTTTCAACATAGATATATTTTGCCTATTAAAGCCTAAATGCTGTGCAAAATCATACCCCAGTGCCACAGGAACAAGCAGAATTTGCTAATAGACTCAAAGCGTGTGTACATctacttacatttttttctctctctgagtAGGACATAGAGCCATCCAATCGACTAAATTTGAAGTCTCTCAGATAGCAGTAATCCATCAAAATGTCAAGCATCATAGTCATTTGTGAGAACAACAAGACCTACAAAACGAGGAAGATTCCTTAGTATCATTTTTTGGCCATAGGGAGACAACGATGCTCGTCCCTCCCCAGCCATTAGCTTTACCTTATGTCctctctttttcagttctgGAAGCATTCGGTCCAAGAGTAGAAACTTGCCCGAGTTCTTTACTAGATTTTCATCAACCTTGGAACAGGGGAAAGGGGATCATATATTAGGAGGAAAGGATACCAAAGATTTCCCCGACTCAGAAGCACCAACAAAAGCTGTCTGAAAGCTTCTCACAGAAACAAGCTTGTACCATCTTTTTAACTAAAAGCTGTAAGATTGGAAGCAACACTAGTTTTCGCAAACTACATTGAATCAGTTAAATCATGATGAAACTAAATCAAACCCCACCATTTCATATGCtcaaaccatttttaaaaaacctaattatttttcatcCAATTTCTGGAAGGAGAAACCCtgatgattttaatttttccacaCGGAAAAgcgctgtttctttcccagcttGTAATTACTGCACAAGGCTTCCACCCACTGGATACAAGGAAACGCTGCCAAACAAGTTACCATGCATCAGCCAAGTGACAAAAGTTGACAGCACGAGTTTTTAGACTGCTACCTCAGGCTCCTCCTTTGCTGAAGAGTTTTGTTAGATCTAATTCTTGCTATAGGCTAACTGCAGGGATATAGAAACTTCTCAGGTCTGAGCCATACAGCAGCCACCTCATTAATTCCTAATCCACCTTCCTGAGCAGGTACTAGATCCTGCAAAAGGTGTCAACTGTCAAACAGCCTGCATTTTCCACACATGAACTAATTTCCCCTCATTACCCAGACTGGGCTATCTGCTTTTTACGCACTGACTTTACATCGAAAAACTTGAACAGCTTGCTCCTGAGTGCAGCTGAATCTGTTATCGCTCAATCTGTTATCACCCACTGAACAGGAAACATGACTACACATGCCCACAAACCTACATTTAGAATGTGCAAGCAACTTCCAGTTGTTCAAGATTATTTCAATTCAAATTACTTCATACTTTCCTATGTTGCCAGCTGCTTTCTGTAGATTAAACTACCAGCTGGCCTTTGTGATATAATTTGGATTTTATCCCTTTTGAGGGGAAGAAATGATGCTGTATTCTCTGAGCGGATGACTCTGTTGTACTTGGTTCAGCTCTTCAACACCTCACACTTGAAAGTTACCACCGCACCTCCTGCAGCGTGTACTATTTATGTTGTGAACAGTTCACCAAGGtcagcattttttgttttggaaaaaatcaaCCTTTGTGAGGAGAGCTAGAGGCAGATCCTAAAACACCTTGAGTCAACAGAACCCAGCTACTGTTTGAATTCAATAATGTTGCTCCCAGCAGATAAGCGCTGTCATGATGAAGAACACTATGGCATCACTATCCAAAGGCTAAATGGGCACAGAGGCTGAACTGGTGTCTGCAACTGCTGCTACAGGAAGCTTCAAATAATGATTCAGTCACACTGCTGGAATTCAGTGGGGAGACATACGGACAAATACATTGAAATGGTCATTCTTTACTGTTGTCAGCTCACAGTCTATTGCTTTTTAATGCctggaataatttttcttgtaatccttttaaaatacgTACCTTGAATTGTTGTGTAGCAGGGTCCAATGGGTATTCAATAAGATAGGGGTGATTACAACATTTCCTCAGTAACATCATAATATTCTGCAGTTTAAGGTTCACCTCTGAATCCATGGGAATGCTCACTTCTACCACTGGCCTTGAAAAGATACATCACCTCATTAGTACAGCAAGTGTCGCCTTATTATGCTacagatactgaaaaaataataataaaaagaaactcAAGCAATGGATTCACATGCTGTATCAAATGTCCTCATAATCCCTCATAGCTAGTAAAGCTATTACCAGACGAAACTTGTAGTGCCACACTTGGCACCAAAGGCACAAGGGTTTGCCATTATtggtttaaaatacaaaagggCAGTCAGTAGTagccagaagcagaaaacataaCTTGTGCAAGTCACCCAGCAGAAAAGGGAACAGAAGAAAGCCCTGTCTAGAACAAATGGTCAGATCTCCTGTGGAACAATATATAAACTATTCCAAAATCAGCTCTCTGCCTATCCCACTTCGGCCACATGTACACACTGCAGGATTCACAACGAATACAGCTACTTAGCTCTTTCATATCTAAGTACTGTTTCCAACATAAGGGATCCATGCATACCATAAAACTAATACGAACATATATTTAAGTGTCTGTTCTTGCAAAATACACTGGACTACAATAAGCAtccagcaaaataaacacatttcaaCCCTGAAGATTAACCTGGTTTTCCTTATGCCCAAGGGACTCCCAACCAATTCAGAGCCACCAATAGACCTTGCCAAACCCAGGAATGAACATGAttcctcagctccctcagtccTGAACCTCAACTCTGATCTTAAATCACCAGAAAATGACCGATACCTGTCATCAAAACAGCAATAACTGTGCTGCCATTTGGATTCCAGGCCTCATATTAAGCCtacatattttacaaaatctAGCAGGAAAACtacttctcccttttctccagccCAAACTTCGTTTCAAGTATTCCTGAGTAATTCTGCAAAAACCTAGGAGTTAACTGTAGTCAGCACACCAGCATTATCCCTTGTACTGTCTTTGAGCCAATGAAAGATATACCTGTGTACGTAATTGGACATTGGAGACAAAAGGTTTACCTGAACCTTGCAAAGCCTGCAAAACCTAGCAAGAAGCCAAGCTCTTCAGCTCTTTGTCCTCAATGCTAGCTGTAGCTAGGATCTAAGCGATTACAGTGAAATTTCATCTACCAAGTAACTAAGATGAAGCAGTTCTTCCCTGGCTGGCACCCAACGCCATCTTAGACCATGAGACTTTGGTGAAACCACAGTTCTTCACTACCAAAATGTTTCAACAACCCAAAGGAATTCCATTTCATACTAAGACATTTAAGCTCTTTCTGGATTATCAATAGCACTATCGTCACAGGAGCTACCTAAGACTGTGACTAATGAAAACAGGGACTCAAGAAGCAATTTTATTGCTAGATTCTGCAAAGGCCCCAGGTTTAGGAGGTCTGTAGCAAGTAGAAGTAAACGTCTTGTAAACTATAACTTTAATGAGTCAGTGAGTGACGGTACAACCTAATCATTGTGATCATGGCCTAGCAAATATTAggtcaaagcaaaaaaacaaaatcataaaGCTACAAGGATAGTGAATTATGAAATGCCATTATTCTTAACAATTCGAATAAGCAAAGCTCTGGAAGCAAACTAAGAGGGAGATattgaagataaaaaaaaaagagtcttttAGGGCAGGCACCTCTCTTTTTCTACTTCCTCTTGCATTTTGTTGATCAATTTTTCAAAGTCATCAGGTGAATCATTATGTTCTTCACAATAATCAACCAGTTTTCGAGTACGGCGTTTTGGTCGGCCTGTAGGACTCAACTCAACTACTTCTTCCTGTGGGAAATGGTAACATTGCCATCAACAGCAGACAGCTTCAGATTCAAAGGCCTATGCTGACCCAAGAATTCTGAATACTGAAAAGAGGTCTCGGTGATACACATCATGCAATACTTATTTAGACTTATCAGCTCTTAAGTTTTGCTAAGTAGAAAACGCAGACAAAATTTTAAAGGTCTGTAATTGTAGATTTTGAAAGCTTCTGCTTGacttttaaaagctgcattAGTACCTTACTAATTTTACAGCAGAAACTGTCAGCTCTGAAAactgtcttctttttccccacaagTTACAAGTAACAAAGAGCATATTTACACTCATATTGTACTAATTCTGTGGCCACTGAGGCCAGTCATAGTAACTGCCATTGAAATAGACAACAAAAGGATTAGACTAAAAATTTAAGCAAAAAGTAGGTTTCGTTACAATGCTAATGAAGAAATACCGATGTGGTTTTGCCTACAAGCCATTAACAGCAAGCATATTTCTAGCATCCATATCAGTAGATACCTCATTATTTCCAAGCAGTTTCCTAATGGTGCGATTTACAATAGCAGTATAGAAAGTTTCTTGCTTCTTTGCCAGCGGTGCATATACCACAACTTCTCGTTTAGGAGGAACCTCAAGAGCAACATCGGATTTCAGTCTTCTCAGTAAGAAAGGTgtcaaaatctgaaatgttgAGCAGATGTGTAACAATTACTCAAACCTCTCAACATggctagtttaaaaaaaaaaagcaaaaaacaaacaacacaaatAGGTCTGCTGATATAATGCTATTTTGACAATTTAAAGTGAGGGAGGTAATTTGCAGAGTTCcatattgcattttttaatatggaTACCTACTCCAAAACTTTTACGCGCATGCTGGCAATACATGTGTTCAAATAACACATCcgttgacattttaaaaatttggaagTCTTTAATAAAGGTGCAGTAGTAACTACATTACAGAcctttcaaataattttcattaattgAATGTAATTTTATTATGAAACAGCTAATTTTGCTTGTTATATTTCTTAAATCAAGTTACTCTGGGAAAGACCCAAACCTTTAACCGAAATAAGGAATAAATTGTTATCAACAATTATATCTAGAAGATACAATTTGTATCTCTTACCATCAGCTTATGATGGGAAAGTGATAGTTCTGTAAGCATTTACTTCCACCCTCccttaaaaaaatttttgagTGTTAGTTTGGTTTTGAGGACAGGCACATTATACAACTAGTTTGTCAAAAGGTATTCTGTTCCACACCTAAAAGTTATATAAATTGCCTCAAAGTTCTctttcaacaaaataaatacaccaATTAAATCTTTTGGCAAACAGAAGCAAGCAACTACAATTAAGTTTGACTAAACTCAGTTCAGTTCcaagaataaaaatgagttATTATCAACAAGGTATATTGTTCCTTTCAGCATTTACAAGCGCTGTAAAGGTTGAAAGAAACCCCACAAGTTTAAGGAAGTCCAGAAGTACCACAATAAAAGCCTAAGGCCCAGAATTCAGCTCCACAAAAAAGATTTTGACACACTTCATAATAATGGTCAAGGTTAGAAATAACCCAtgagaaaaacaacacaaagaataaatgaaaaccTGATGTAGCATATGCAAGATGTTTTGCTCCCTTTCTTTAGCAATAATATCTTCAGCAGTTTCTGTAATGCTGGTAATATCAAACCAGGATTCAAAGCtataaaaacaaatcaagaaaaaagTAATAGCTTACTTCACACCTATTATTCTTCATTATCTAAGTATACTAGTCTTCTCTTATCCTgctatttaagaaaaacaaagcactaaTATCCATCATGAATACAGAATGAACAGGaggtatttctgaaatataCCTGTCAATTCAGATGCTTGAGATTTTAAGTGATCAGTAAAAACACTTGTTTTAGTTGGAATATTCACTATGATCTATTATATTCAATCTAGTCTGCATATTTTCCCAAATCAGTCTAAAGATTGTTTTGGCAATGTTTTTCTACCTGACCCCCTGCTGCTTCAGACAAGGATCCATCTCCCACGGGTGTCATGTCTGCCAGACTCACATAGCTTTCTCCAGCACCTTAGAGAATCCAAAGCAGCACCAGGCACTTATGATTAGACAAACTCTCTCCCCCAAAATGCTCATGTCTTAGCTCAGAGTTGAGCTTCCACTATCCACAGAGCTGACAATTACTTCCTTCCCTTCCGAAAAAACTAAGTGTGAATGTCAAGACACATTTCAAAGCCTTTACCACCAAATAATCATACTGAATTACAATCATACCATAAAATAGCTCTTCATAGGCTGATACaagtttaattattaaaaaaatcacgaTAATGCCCAAAGAGAACAAAGGGGAATAGTTTTCACCATCAGATCGCAACCTACCTTTTCAAATCATCAAACACATCTGGCAACAGGAAGTTAAGCAATGACCAAAGCTCTGCCAAGTTGTTTTGCAGGGGAGTACCAGTCAACAGGAGTTTATTGTCTGCATTAAATCGTTTCAATTCTCTGATAAGGCGgcagttcatatttttaatCCTGTGACCTTCATCTACTATCAGGTATTTCCAGAAGCAGTGctacaaaaagaaaggatatTTCAGTAAATCTTGGCTTCACTCCATCAAAACATGTGCCAGATGAGATAAGCAGCACTAAGAATGTCTGATACTGCCTGTTACAAAGATTCTATCTACTGTTGCTTCTCACTAGACTAGAAAAGCTGAGTCCAAACAGTTAATGCCATACATCTGCTTTATGGTGACTGCATTTGGAAAGCTTAGGTGATTACAATAAAATTTCTACAACTCATCTCACCGAAACAACCATTCTGATGTT harbors:
- the HELLS gene encoding lymphoid-specific helicase isoform X2, giving the protein MRYKRLQHLLEKSNIYSKFLLTKMEQQQLEEQRRKEKLEKKREMMSKSAKGQNPVDGKDEKSGAKKKRGREDGTYNISEIMSKEEILSVAKKHKVENQDESSSDNLCPEDLQKNGDSNSVIKDRLCQAVRHSAKQFLDPVRKFNGQPVPFQQPKIFTGGVMRWYQVEGMEWLRMLWENGINGILADEMGLGKTIQCIATIALMVERGVPGPFLVCGPLSTLPNWMSEFKRFTPQIPLMLYHGAQQERRKLVRRIHGRQGSLQIHPVVVTSFEIAMRDRSALQHCFWKYLIVDEGHRIKNMNCRLIRELKRFNADNKLLLTGTPLQNNLAELWSLLNFLLPDVFDDLKSFESWFDITSITETAEDIIAKEREQNILHMLHQILTPFLLRRLKSDVALEVPPKREVVVYAPLAKKQETFYTAIVNRTIRKLLGNNEEEVVELSPTGRPKRRTRKLVDYCEEHNDSPDDFEKLINKMQEEVEKERPVVEVSIPMDSEVNLKLQNIMMLLRKCCNHPYLIEYPLDPATQQFKVDENLVKNSGKFLLLDRMLPELKKRGHKVLLFSQMTMMLDILMDYCYLRDFKFSRLDGSMSYSEREKNMHQFNTDPEVFLFLVSTRAGGLGINLTAADTVIIYDSDWNPQSDLQAQDRCHRIGQTKPVVVYRLVTANTIDQKIVERAAAKRKLEKLIIHKNQFKGGKSGLAQSKSCLDPQELIELLKSRDYEREVKGSKEKVISDKDLELLLDRSDLIDQMNTSEKMKKEKMGVFKVLEESSDSNAECVF
- the HELLS gene encoding lymphoid-specific helicase isoform X1, with the translated sequence MPAQNTASSGEPLGAAMGEQAEAAVITPAMLKEEEQLEAVGLEKERQMLEKARTSWDRESSEMRYKRLQHLLEKSNIYSKFLLTKMEQQQLEEQRRKEKLEKKREMMSKSAKGQNPVDGKDEKSGAKKKRGREDGTYNISEIMSKEEILSVAKKHKVENQDESSSDNLCPEDLQKNGDSNSVIKDRLCQAVRHSAKQFLDPVRKFNGQPVPFQQPKIFTGGVMRWYQVEGMEWLRMLWENGINGILADEMGLGKTIQCIATIALMVERGVPGPFLVCGPLSTLPNWMSEFKRFTPQIPLMLYHGAQQERRKLVRRIHGRQGSLQIHPVVVTSFEIAMRDRSALQHCFWKYLIVDEGHRIKNMNCRLIRELKRFNADNKLLLTGTPLQNNLAELWSLLNFLLPDVFDDLKSFESWFDITSITETAEDIIAKEREQNILHMLHQILTPFLLRRLKSDVALEVPPKREVVVYAPLAKKQETFYTAIVNRTIRKLLGNNEEEVVELSPTGRPKRRTRKLVDYCEEHNDSPDDFEKLINKMQEEVEKERPVVEVSIPMDSEVNLKLQNIMMLLRKCCNHPYLIEYPLDPATQQFKVDENLVKNSGKFLLLDRMLPELKKRGHKVLLFSQMTMMLDILMDYCYLRDFKFSRLDGSMSYSEREKNMHQFNTDPEVFLFLVSTRAGGLGINLTAADTVIIYDSDWNPQSDLQAQDRCHRIGQTKPVVVYRLVTANTIDQKIVERAAAKRKLEKLIIHKNQFKGGKSGLAQSKSCLDPQELIELLKSRDYEREVKGSKEKVISDKDLELLLDRSDLIDQMNTSEKMKKEKMGVFKVLEESSDSNAECVF